One stretch of Rhinolophus ferrumequinum isolate MPI-CBG mRhiFer1 chromosome 3, mRhiFer1_v1.p, whole genome shotgun sequence DNA includes these proteins:
- the CNPY3 gene encoding protein canopy homolog 3 has product MESLPEPASRLGPRWLLLLPLLLLLLLPAPELGPSQAQAEETDWVRLPSKCEVCKYVAVELKSAFEETGKTKEVLDMGYGILDRKASGVKYTKSDLRLIEVTETICKRLLDYSLHKERTGSNRFAKGMSETFETLHNLVHKGVKVVMDIPYELWNETSAEVADLKKQCDVLVEEFEEVIEDWYRNHQEEDLTQFLCANHVLKGKDTSCLAEQWSGKKGDTAALGGKKSKKKSSRTKAAGGGGSKQRKELGGLQGDPSPEEDEGVQKASPLTHSPPDEL; this is encoded by the exons ATGGAGTCACTGCCTGAGCCCGCGTCCCGGCTCGGACCCCGCTGGCTTCTGCTTCTCCCCCTTCTACTGTTGCTGCTACTGCCAGCCCCGGAACTGGGCCCAAGCCAGGCCCAAGCCGAGGAAACCGACTGGGTTCGCCTGCCCAGCAAATGCGAAG TGTGTAAATACGTCGCTGTGGAGCTGAAGTCAGCCTTTGAGGAAACTGGCAAGACCAAGGAGGTCCTTGACATGGGCTATGGCATCCTGGACCGGAAAGCTTCTGGAGTCAAGTACACCAAGTC GGACTTACGGTTAATCGAAGTCACTGAGACCATTTGCAAGAGGCTCCTGGACTACAGCCTGCACAAGGAGAGGACTGGCAGCAATCGGTTTGCCAAG GGCATGTCAGAGACTTTTGAGACGCTACACAACCTGGTACACAAAGGAGTCAAGGTGGTGATGGACATCCCCTACGAGCTGTGGAACGAGACCTCCGCTGAGGTGGCCGACCTCAAGAAGCAG TGCGACGTGCTGGTGGAGGAATTTGAGGAGGTGATCGAAGACTGGTACAGGAACCACCAAGAAGAGGACCTGACTCAGTTCCTATGCGCCAACCACGTGCTGAAGGGCAAGGACACCA gttGCCTGGCAGAGCAGTGGTCCGGCAAGAAGGGGGACACAGCTGCCCTGGGAGGGAAGAAGTCCAAGAAGAAGAGCAGCCGGACCAAGGCGGCAGGCGGTGGCGGCAGCAAACAGAGAAAGGAGCTGGGTGGCCTCCAGGGAGATCCCAGCCCCGAGGAGGATGAGGGCGTCCAGAAGGCATCCCCCCTCACACACAGCCCCCCTGATGAGCTTTGA
- the PTCRA gene encoding pre T-cell antigen receptor alpha encodes MAGTWLLLLLALGCPALPTEATTLLKLAQQGVSGTPFPSLAPPITLLVDGKQQMLVVCLVLDVAPPGLESPIWFSAGNGSALDAFTYGPSPAADGTWVSLAQLSLPSEELAAWETLVCNTGPGAGDHSQSTQPLRLSGETSSARTCGWEPLRGMPGQALRLGALRLLLFKLLLFDVLLTCSHLRDLHTARGDPARAPGPRDPGFLAPPTVPKPLRVGEPSAPGDWSPHSEMGTTGPGQTRSAPQALQPLARRGVHTRRQGPDPRSPV; translated from the exons ATGGCTGGGActtggctgctgcttctcctAGCCCTTGGGTGTCCAGCCCTGCCCACAG aGGCGACCACTCTCCTGAAGCTGGCACAACAAG GTGTGAGCGGCacacccttcccctctctggcccCTCCAATCACCCTGCTAGTGGACGGGAAACAGCAGATGCTGGTGGTCTGCCTGGTCCTCGACGTCGCACCCCCGGGCCTTGAGAGCCCCATCTGGTTCTCAGCTGGCAATGGCAGTGCACTGGATGCCTTCACCTATGGCCCTTCCCCAGCAGCGGACGGCACCTGGGTTAGCTTGGCCCAGCTATCCCTGCCCTCTGAGGAGCTGGCAGCCTGGGAGACCTTGGTCTGCAAcactgggcctggggctggggaccaCAGCCAGAGCACACAGCCCCTACGATTATCAG GAGAGACTTCCTCAGCCAGGACCTGCGGCTGGGAGCCCCTCAGGG gGATGCCGGGCCAAGCGCTGCGGCTGGGGGCGCTGCGGCTGCTGCTCTTCAAGCTGCTGCTGTTTGACGTGCTACTGACCTGCAGCCACCTCCGCGACCTGCATACCGCGCGAGGGGACCCGGCCCGGGCCCCTGGCCCCCGGGACCCCGGGTTCCTTGCGCCCCCTACGGTCCCGAAGCCTCTGCGGGTAGGAGAGCCCTCCGCCCCCGGCGACTGGAGTCCCCACAGTGAGATGGGCACCACAGGCCCAGGGCAAACCCGGTCCGCCCCGCAGGCGCTGCAGCCCCTGGCCCGCCGCGGGGTGCACACCCGCCGTCAGGGGCCGGATCCCAGGAGCCCAGTCTGA
- the C3H6orf226 gene encoding uncharacterized protein C6orf226 homolog encodes MVIPLHAVDDLGAFPPPQEASPALLEFMINPSSLFEAAPGSDSCLVLRGHWRDLHSYFLSAAVEPGMEIIPDHVSTCVPGRVHFCVLAKVKYKRGACARVQTCVEHFCAEPLRVLKCSPLSGPPWYVLHPLRQWLRPSHPEVLASPPAEQLRTDMDPAGDASPSDPALTTAESAQASVTLSQLLQLVQQGRELPGLKRRDIAATHGEPTASQLPRRPKPWEAAGSAEAPAPPL; translated from the exons ATGGTGATACCTCTGCAcgcagtggatgacctgggcgCATTTCCCCCTCCGCAGGAGGCTTCCCCTGCACTCCTTGAATTTATGATCAATCCCAGCAGCCTGTTTGAGGCTGCTCCTGGATCCGATTCCTGTCTTG TTCTCCGGGGCCACTGGAGAGACCTGCACAGCTATTTTCTGTCAGCTGCCGTGGAGCCCGGGATGGAGATTATCCCCGACCACGTGTCTACATGTGTCCCTGGACGTGTGCACTTCTGCGTGCTCGCGAAAGTTAAGTACAAGCGCGGTGCCTGTGCCCGTGTGCAAAC gtgtgtggagcatTTCTGCGCAGAGCCGCTTAGGGTTCTCAAGTGCTCCCCCCTTTCTGGGCCGCCTTGGTACGTTCTGCATCCCCTTCGACAGTGGTTGCGCCCATCCCACCCGGAAGTGCTTGCTTCTCCGCCGGCGGAGCAGCTGCGCACCGACATGGACCCGGCCGGCGATGCGAGCCCGTCGGACCCAGCTCTCACGACTGCGGAGTCAGCCCAGGCCTCGGTGACCCTTTCGCAGCTGCTGCAGCTGGTCCAGCAGGGCCGGGAGCTCCCGGGCCTGAAAAGGCGCGACATCGCGGCGACCCATGGCGAACCCACGGCGTCCCAGCTCCCACGGAGGCCCAAGCCCTGGGAGGCAGCGGGCTCGGCGGAGGCCCCCGCGCCGCCGCTCTAG
- the YJU2 gene encoding splicing factor YJU2 codes for MSERKVLNKYYPPDFDPSKIPKLKLPKDRQYVVRLMAPFNMRCKTCGEYIYKGKKFNARKETVQNEVYLGLPIFRFYIKCTRCLAEITFKTDPENTDYTMEHGATRNFQAEKLLEEEEKRVQKEREDEELNNPMKVLENRTKDSKLEMEVLENLQELKDLNQRQAHVDFEAMLRQHRLSEEERQKQEQEEDERETAALVEEARKRRLLEDSDSEEDAAASAPPQPALRPKPTAILDEAPKAKRKVESWEQSVGTFGSRPQLSGLVVVKKTDMDRKTPQGQRTPALGAVNNGKAADPAPRMPGTSSLSQLGVYSDSEDSSGSN; via the coding sequence ATGTCGGAGCGAAAAGTTTTAAATAAGTATTACCCCCCTGACTTTGACCCGTCAAAGATCCCCAAGCTCAAGCTCCCCAAAGACCGGCAGTACGTGGTGCGGTTGATGGCCCCCTTCAACATGAGGTGTAAGACATGCGGAGAATACATCTACAAGGGTAAGAAGTTCAACGCGCGTAAAGAGACCGTGCAAAATGAGGTCTACCTGGGCCTGCCTATCTTTCGCTTCTACATCAAGTGCACGCGCTGTCTGGCAGAGATCACCTTCAAGACAGACCCCGAAAATACAGACTACACCATGGAGCACGGAGCCACGCGGAACTTCCAGGCCGAGaagctcctggaggaggaggagaagagagtgCAGAAGGAGCGGGAGGACGAGGAGCTGAACAACCCCATGAAGGTGCTGGAGAACCGAACCAAGGACTCCAAGCTGGAGATGGAGGTACTGGAGAACCTGCAGGAGCTCAAGGACCTGAACCAGCGGCAGGCCCACGTGGACTTTGAAGCCATGCTGAGGCAGCACCGCCTGTCCGAGGAGGAGCGACagaagcaggagcaggaggaggatgAGAGGGAGACGGCGGCCTTAGTGGAAGAAGCTAGGAAACGAAGACTCCTGGAGGACTCTGATTCCGAAGAGGATGCAGCTGCATCCGCCCCGCCCCAGCCAGCCCTCCGGCCCAAACCCACCGCCATCCTGGACGAGGCCCCAAAGGCGAAGAGGAAGGTGGAGAGCTGGGAGCAGAGTGTGGGCACCTTTGGCAGCAGGCCTCAGCTGTCAGGCCTCGTCgtggtgaagaaaacagacatggaTCGCAAGACCCCCCAGGGCCAGCGGACACCTGCCCTGGGCGCTGTGAATAACGGGAAGGCGGCTGACCCTGCACCCAGGATGCCCGGCACCTCCTCCCTGAGCCAGCTGGGTGTGTATTCAGACAGTGAGGACAGCAGCGGCAGCAACTGA